Proteins encoded within one genomic window of Eurosta solidaginis isolate ZX-2024a chromosome 1, ASM4086904v1, whole genome shotgun sequence:
- the LOC137245603 gene encoding ADP-ribosylation factor-like protein 3, protein MGLLSLLRKLRPSPEKEARILLLGLDNAGKTTILKQLASEEISTVTPTAGFNIKSVAADGFKLNVWDIGGQWKIRPYWKNYFANTDVLIYVIDCTDRERLSETGRELFELLMDNRLRQVPLLVLANKQDLPNSLPASEVAEALELVRLEERTWQIIGCSAVDGTGIKEGMDWVCKNMKK, encoded by the exons ATG GGTTTGTTGTCATTGTTGCGGAAACTACGTCCCAGTCCAGAGAAAGAAGCCAGAATACTGCTTCTTGGCCTCGATAATGCTGGCAAGACGACAATTTTAAAGCAATTGGCATCAGAAGAAATTTCTACG GTAACACCAACAGCTGGTTTCAATATCAAATCCGTAGCAGCCGATGGTTTCAAGCTCAATGTCTGGGACATTGGTGGTCAATGGAAAATACGACCCTACTGGAAAAACTACTTTGCAAACACGGATGTATTG ATTTACGTAATTGATTGTACCGATCGTGAACGTTTGTCAGAAACTGGTCGCGAACTCTTCGAATTGTTAATGGACAATCGGTTAAGGCAGGTGCCATTATTGGTACTCGCCAACAAACAGGATTTACCAAATTCTCTCCCCGCATCTGAGGTAGCCGAAGCATTGGAATTAGTGCGTTTAGAGGAGCGCACTTGGCAGATAATAGGCTGCTCAGCCGTCGACGGTACGGGCATCAAA GAAGGCATGGACTGGGTATGCAAGAATATGAAGAAATGA
- the LOC137245594 gene encoding probable E3 ubiquitin-protein ligase HERC3 isoform X1, producing MLILTLKRLIYLVWSIMSTFVLSGFNGFGQFGGVSQHAGNAFTEFSLGDLKISAPNSLLIAPSWSYTAYATDNLLLLRGFLSSTPNSATYIQTPVKITQLSTCDRFCLVLCENGKLHKIRPEISAKLEEVKFDVEVQSLPQKRSIFGETKQSDCFRIVQIACGANITVAVSATNAVYNASSKVYQFPKHYRVRQLQCGFEHALLLTTNGDIYSWGNGFRGQLGHDVLRVEESPLLIDALAGIKITSIAAGGWHSAAISAFGDLYAWGFNSNGQMGLRIFKSTSAGNIKQPTVFTLPQVVDLPPCICSRSGNDVKSSDSNETECPPVRVFAGARHTLLQMSCGALYAAGWNAYGQLGLGRKVEFCDEFENVPIIEANDKDINIICSAWCTILYKGS from the exons ATGCTAATATTAACTTTGAAGAGACTGATTTATTTAGTCTGGAGCATAATGTCAACATTTGTATTAAGTGGGTTTAATGGCTTTGGCCAATTTGGTGGAGTTAGTCAGCATGCCGGAAATGCTTTTACAG AGTTTTCTTTAGGGGACCTTAAAATCTCTGCACCAAATTCGTTGCTTATCGCTCCGAGTTGGAGTTACACAGCTTATGCCACAGATAATCTGCTTTTATTACGAGGATTCCTGTCCTCCACACCAAACTCTGCAACATATATACAAACACCTGTAAAAATTACGCAATTATCTACTTGTGATAGATTCTGTTTGGTGCTGTGCGAAAATGGAAAACTGCACAAAATTAGACCCGAAATCAGTGCGAAATTGGAGGAAGTGAAGTTTGATGTCGAAGTGCAATCTTTGCCACAGAAGCGCTCAATTTTTGGTGAAACAAAGCAAAGTGATTGCTTTCGTATTGTACAGATCGCATGTGGCGCTAATATCACCGTCGCTGTAAGTGCCACTAATGCGGTGTATAACGCGTCTAGTAAAGTTTATCAATTTCCAAAACATTATCGGGTGCGACAATTACAATGCGGATTCGAACATGCATTATTGCTTACCACGAATGGTGATATATACAGTTGGGGCAATGGATT tcGCGGACAATTGGGACATGATGTGTTACGTGTAGAAGAGTCGCCTCTTCTTATAGATGCGTTAGCGGGCATTAAA ATAACTTCCATTGCAGCTGGTGGTTGGCATAGTGCTGCCATTTCCGCTTTTGGCGATCTTTATGCTTGGGGCTTCAATTCAAATGGCCAAATGGGCTTACGCATATTTAAATCAACGTCGGCAGGGAATATTAAACAGCCAACTGTATTTACATTGCCACAAGTTGTGGATCTGCCACCTTGTATATGCAGCCGATCCGGAAATGATGTAAAAAGTTCTGATTCAAATGAAACAGAATGTCCGCCTGTAAGAGTATTTGCCGGTGCACGGCATACGCTTTTACAAATGAGTTGTGGCGCTTTGTATGCTGCGGGCTGGAACGCATATGGTCAATTGGGTTTAGGACGTAAAGTAGAATTTTGTGATGAATTCGAAAATGTTCCTATTATTGAGGCTAATGATAAAGACATAAATATAATATGCTCGGCTTGGTGTACTATATTATACAAAGGGAGTTGA
- the LOC137245594 gene encoding probable E3 ubiquitin-protein ligase HERC3 isoform X2, giving the protein MLILTLKRLIYLVWSIMSTFVLSGFNGFGQFGGVSQHAGNAFTGDLKISAPNSLLIAPSWSYTAYATDNLLLLRGFLSSTPNSATYIQTPVKITQLSTCDRFCLVLCENGKLHKIRPEISAKLEEVKFDVEVQSLPQKRSIFGETKQSDCFRIVQIACGANITVAVSATNAVYNASSKVYQFPKHYRVRQLQCGFEHALLLTTNGDIYSWGNGFRGQLGHDVLRVEESPLLIDALAGIKITSIAAGGWHSAAISAFGDLYAWGFNSNGQMGLRIFKSTSAGNIKQPTVFTLPQVVDLPPCICSRSGNDVKSSDSNETECPPVRVFAGARHTLLQMSCGALYAAGWNAYGQLGLGRKVEFCDEFENVPIIEANDKDINIICSAWCTILYKGS; this is encoded by the exons ATGCTAATATTAACTTTGAAGAGACTGATTTATTTAGTCTGGAGCATAATGTCAACATTTGTATTAAGTGGGTTTAATGGCTTTGGCCAATTTGGTGGAGTTAGTCAGCATGCCGGAAATGCTTTTACAG GGGACCTTAAAATCTCTGCACCAAATTCGTTGCTTATCGCTCCGAGTTGGAGTTACACAGCTTATGCCACAGATAATCTGCTTTTATTACGAGGATTCCTGTCCTCCACACCAAACTCTGCAACATATATACAAACACCTGTAAAAATTACGCAATTATCTACTTGTGATAGATTCTGTTTGGTGCTGTGCGAAAATGGAAAACTGCACAAAATTAGACCCGAAATCAGTGCGAAATTGGAGGAAGTGAAGTTTGATGTCGAAGTGCAATCTTTGCCACAGAAGCGCTCAATTTTTGGTGAAACAAAGCAAAGTGATTGCTTTCGTATTGTACAGATCGCATGTGGCGCTAATATCACCGTCGCTGTAAGTGCCACTAATGCGGTGTATAACGCGTCTAGTAAAGTTTATCAATTTCCAAAACATTATCGGGTGCGACAATTACAATGCGGATTCGAACATGCATTATTGCTTACCACGAATGGTGATATATACAGTTGGGGCAATGGATT tcGCGGACAATTGGGACATGATGTGTTACGTGTAGAAGAGTCGCCTCTTCTTATAGATGCGTTAGCGGGCATTAAA ATAACTTCCATTGCAGCTGGTGGTTGGCATAGTGCTGCCATTTCCGCTTTTGGCGATCTTTATGCTTGGGGCTTCAATTCAAATGGCCAAATGGGCTTACGCATATTTAAATCAACGTCGGCAGGGAATATTAAACAGCCAACTGTATTTACATTGCCACAAGTTGTGGATCTGCCACCTTGTATATGCAGCCGATCCGGAAATGATGTAAAAAGTTCTGATTCAAATGAAACAGAATGTCCGCCTGTAAGAGTATTTGCCGGTGCACGGCATACGCTTTTACAAATGAGTTGTGGCGCTTTGTATGCTGCGGGCTGGAACGCATATGGTCAATTGGGTTTAGGACGTAAAGTAGAATTTTGTGATGAATTCGAAAATGTTCCTATTATTGAGGCTAATGATAAAGACATAAATATAATATGCTCGGCTTGGTGTACTATATTATACAAAGGGAGTTGA